A genomic window from Microbacterium sp. H1-D42 includes:
- the map gene encoding type I methionyl aminopeptidase, whose translation MIELRTPAEIDEMRAAGRFVAETLATLRDETKVGTNLLSIDARAHDLIRKAGAESCYIDYAPSFGNGPFGKVICTSVNDAVLHGLPHDYVLRDGDLVSLDFAVSVDGWVADSAVSFVVGTARDEDLRLIDTTERALDAAIAAAVIGNRIGDISASIATVSHGQGYAINTDFGGHGVGRIMHGDPHIPNDGRAGRGFPLREGLVFALEPWLLATTDELITDADGWTLRSADGSRGSHSEHTVAVTKDGPIVLTDRSFLGVD comes from the coding sequence ATGATCGAACTGCGCACTCCGGCCGAGATCGACGAGATGCGCGCCGCCGGCCGCTTCGTCGCCGAGACCCTGGCGACGCTGCGTGACGAGACGAAGGTGGGCACGAACTTGCTCTCGATCGATGCGCGCGCGCATGATCTGATCCGCAAGGCCGGCGCCGAGTCGTGCTACATCGACTACGCCCCATCGTTCGGCAACGGCCCGTTCGGCAAGGTCATCTGCACCTCGGTCAACGACGCCGTGCTGCATGGTCTCCCCCACGACTACGTCCTGCGGGATGGTGACCTCGTCTCGCTCGACTTCGCCGTGTCTGTGGACGGATGGGTGGCCGACTCGGCCGTGTCGTTCGTTGTCGGCACAGCGCGCGACGAAGACCTCCGCCTCATCGACACCACCGAACGGGCACTGGACGCGGCCATCGCGGCAGCCGTCATCGGCAACAGGATCGGCGACATCTCAGCATCCATCGCCACGGTCTCGCACGGCCAGGGCTACGCGATCAACACCGACTTCGGTGGGCACGGCGTCGGCCGGATCATGCACGGCGACCCGCACATCCCCAACGACGGCCGCGCCGGGCGCGGCTTCCCGCTGCGCGAGGGCCTGGTGTTCGCTCTGGAGCCGTGGCTGCTCGCCACGACCGATGAACTCATCACCGACGCCGATGGCTGGACGCTGCGCAGCGCTGACGGCTCGCGCGGCTCGCATTCCGAGCACACCGTCGCCGTCACGAAGGATGGCCCGATCGTGCTGACCGACCGGAGCTTCCTCGGCGTCGACTGA
- a CDS encoding class I SAM-dependent methyltransferase: protein MTDATLAKSFLNAGEDYERFRPGFPEVAADAIVPAPVRTALDLGAGTGKFTERLADRANRVVAVEPSEQMLAVLREKLPDVEAHIGTAENIPVEDHSIDVVTVAQAFHWFDRDPACAEIRRVLVPGGTLGLLWNHSDATCAWDRACTRVAHPALDEGLTAAPDTTEQLPGFEAPTFLQVPWQERITRADYIARWLTVSSFMAASDDERARMVAELERILDTDPGTAGSDEYDLPQITDVYIYRAA, encoded by the coding sequence ATGACTGATGCGACGCTGGCGAAGTCCTTTCTGAACGCGGGGGAGGACTACGAGCGGTTCCGTCCAGGGTTCCCCGAGGTGGCGGCGGATGCCATCGTGCCTGCACCCGTGCGCACCGCGCTCGATCTCGGTGCGGGAACGGGGAAGTTCACCGAACGGCTGGCGGATCGGGCGAACCGCGTTGTCGCGGTCGAACCCTCCGAGCAGATGCTCGCCGTGCTGCGCGAGAAGCTGCCCGATGTCGAGGCGCACATCGGGACCGCCGAGAACATCCCGGTCGAAGACCACTCGATCGACGTCGTCACCGTCGCGCAGGCGTTCCACTGGTTCGACCGGGATCCCGCGTGCGCCGAGATCCGACGCGTACTGGTACCAGGGGGCACCCTCGGGCTGCTGTGGAACCACTCCGACGCGACCTGCGCGTGGGATCGCGCATGCACGCGGGTCGCGCACCCCGCGCTCGATGAGGGGCTCACGGCCGCACCCGACACCACCGAACAGCTGCCGGGGTTCGAGGCGCCGACGTTCCTGCAGGTGCCATGGCAGGAGCGGATCACGCGGGCTGACTACATCGCGCGCTGGCTCACGGTGAGCAGCTTCATGGCAGCCTCCGATGATGAGCGGGCGCGCATGGTCGCCGAGCTCGAGCGCATTCTGGACACCGACCCCGGAACCGCCGGGAGCGACGAGTACGACCTGCCTCAGATCACCGACGTCTACATCTATCGCGCGGCCTGA
- the rimM gene encoding ribosome maturation factor RimM (Essential for efficient processing of 16S rRNA) produces MSRTTDVAAEKNQLRVGRLLKAHGLKGALKLELYTDAPERRFIPGAEFTLQVPEASEWHGKTVTIREYRVMNGNSVVFLEGVDDRDAAETLVRAILWMDEDDEVEDDAWYAHQLVGLDVVRDDVVVGRVARVEHLPAQDLLIVKTDSGDVMVPFVEAIVPTVDIAARRVVVTPPPGLFEELPSADAESDTGSADASDAEASDAGPAGTE; encoded by the coding sequence ATGTCGCGGACGACTGACGTGGCAGCAGAGAAGAACCAGCTCCGCGTCGGCCGTCTGCTCAAAGCACACGGTCTCAAGGGCGCGTTGAAGCTCGAGCTGTACACCGACGCCCCCGAGCGTCGCTTCATCCCCGGCGCAGAGTTCACTCTGCAGGTGCCAGAGGCATCCGAGTGGCACGGCAAGACCGTCACCATTCGCGAGTACCGCGTGATGAACGGTAACTCCGTCGTCTTCCTCGAGGGCGTCGACGACCGCGATGCGGCCGAGACGCTTGTGCGGGCCATCCTATGGATGGACGAGGACGATGAGGTGGAGGACGACGCCTGGTACGCGCACCAGCTGGTCGGTCTCGATGTCGTCCGAGATGACGTCGTCGTCGGCCGCGTCGCTCGTGTCGAGCACCTGCCGGCGCAGGACCTGCTGATCGTGAAGACCGACTCGGGAGACGTGATGGTCCCGTTCGTCGAGGCGATCGTGCCGACCGTCGACATCGCCGCGCGCCGTGTGGTGGTCACCCCGCCGCCCGGTCTCTTCGAAGAGCTTCCCTCCGCTGACGCGGAGTCGGATACTGGCAGCGCCGACGCGTCGGATGCCGAAGCGTCGGATGCCGGCCCCGCCGGCACCGAGTGA
- the trmD gene encoding tRNA (guanosine(37)-N1)-methyltransferase TrmD: MRIDVVSIFPSYFDGLTLSLLGKARDSGILDLHVHDLRDWTHDRHRTVDDTPYGGGAGMVMKPEPWGLALDELASASDSRPTIIFPSPAGEVFTQATARDLATREHLIFGCGRYEGIDERVFEYAASLGEVRLISLGDYVLNGGEVAVMAMTEAIGRLIPGVVGNPESLVEESHEDGLLEYPSYTKPSIWRDREVPPILLSGNHGAIAKWRHEQQLERTRSRRPDLLAD; encoded by the coding sequence ATGCGCATCGACGTCGTCTCGATCTTCCCGTCGTACTTCGACGGCCTGACGCTGTCCCTGCTGGGGAAGGCGCGCGATTCAGGCATCCTCGATCTGCACGTGCACGATCTGCGCGACTGGACCCACGACCGCCACCGGACGGTCGATGACACACCGTACGGTGGCGGCGCAGGCATGGTCATGAAGCCCGAGCCCTGGGGGCTCGCGCTCGACGAACTCGCGTCCGCCTCCGACTCGCGACCGACGATCATCTTCCCCTCGCCGGCCGGTGAGGTCTTCACACAGGCGACTGCACGCGATCTCGCGACGCGTGAGCACCTGATCTTCGGCTGCGGCCGTTACGAGGGCATCGACGAGCGGGTCTTCGAGTACGCGGCATCGCTGGGCGAAGTCCGCCTGATCAGCCTCGGCGACTACGTGCTCAACGGCGGAGAGGTCGCCGTCATGGCGATGACAGAGGCGATCGGCCGCCTCATCCCCGGCGTCGTCGGCAACCCCGAGAGCCTGGTCGAGGAATCGCATGAGGACGGGCTGCTCGAGTACCCGTCGTACACGAAGCCCTCGATCTGGCGCGACCGCGAGGTGCCGCCGATCCTGCTCAGCGGCAACCACGGTGCGATCGCGAAGTGGCGGCACGAGCAGCAGCTCGAGCGCACGCGCAGTCGCCGCCCCGACCTGCTCGCCGACTGA
- the rpsP gene encoding 30S ribosomal protein S16 has translation MAVKIRLKRFGKIRAPYYRIVVADSRTKRDGRVIEEIGKYHPTEQPSFIEVDSERAQYWLSVGAQPTEQVAALLKLTGDWGKFKGDKDAKSTVQVAEPKAPFEVDSAKKSVVKPKAEKKEAPAEEAPAADAEAADASAADAE, from the coding sequence GTGGCTGTCAAGATTCGTCTCAAGCGCTTCGGCAAGATCCGTGCGCCCTACTACCGCATCGTCGTCGCCGACTCGCGCACCAAGCGCGACGGTCGTGTGATCGAGGAGATCGGCAAGTACCACCCCACCGAGCAGCCCTCGTTCATCGAGGTCGACTCCGAGCGGGCGCAGTACTGGCTGTCCGTCGGCGCTCAGCCGACCGAGCAGGTCGCCGCTCTGCTCAAGCTCACGGGCGACTGGGGCAAGTTCAAGGGCGACAAGGACGCGAAGTCCACCGTCCAGGTCGCTGAGCCCAAGGCTCCGTTCGAGGTCGACTCGGCCAAGAAGTCCGTCGTCAAGCCCAAGGCGGAGAAGAAGGAGGCTCCTGCAGAGGAGGCTCCCGCCGCTGACGCGGAGGCCGCTGACGCTTCCGCAGCAGACGCAGAGTAA
- a CDS encoding RNA-binding protein, translating to MLAAALEHVVKGIVDHPDDVRITASASPRGDLLEVHVHPDDRGRVIGRGGRTAKALRTLISALADGRRVRVDVADD from the coding sequence GTGCTTGCCGCCGCGCTCGAACACGTCGTCAAGGGGATCGTCGATCACCCGGACGATGTCCGCATCACCGCATCCGCATCGCCCCGTGGCGATCTGCTCGAGGTGCACGTGCACCCGGATGACCGTGGTCGCGTGATCGGGCGCGGCGGCCGCACTGCCAAGGCGCTGCGCACGCTCATCTCCGCCCTCGCCGACGGACGTCGTGTCCGCGTCGATGTCGCGGACGACTGA
- a CDS encoding glutamate--cysteine ligase — translation MSIEFASSARSTIGLEWEVMLADPTTGDLVGRAPELLTALEAQSAPERHTVTGELLTNTIEVTSGVGATVSDAVDDIAAAIASVRRSTDPAGIALLSAGSHPFAQWFNQRVTDKNRYRKLIERTQWWGRNMMIWGIHVHIGVEDRRKVLPIVGALSAFLPHLQALAASSPYWAGERTGYASNRALVFQQLPTAGLPWPIETWPEFESYVDDMTRTGVLADVSEIRWDIRPAPRWGTIEVRACDGMSTLTELASVAALTQTLVEFFSRELDEGRTLPTLPTWFHRENKWRTARYGLDARVIVDAAGSQVPVREHVAAVVEDLLPIAQDLSCVRELEGVLTIAKDGASYARQLDAADAADGDLREVVQHLIREFRAGPERSVMD, via the coding sequence GTGTCGATCGAATTCGCCTCCTCCGCCCGCTCCACCATCGGGCTGGAATGGGAGGTCATGCTCGCCGATCCGACCACCGGCGACCTGGTCGGCCGCGCACCTGAGCTGCTCACCGCTCTCGAGGCGCAGAGCGCACCGGAACGCCATACCGTCACCGGCGAACTGCTCACCAACACCATCGAGGTCACCAGCGGGGTGGGGGCGACGGTGTCGGATGCCGTCGATGACATCGCCGCGGCGATCGCGTCCGTCCGGCGCTCGACCGATCCCGCCGGCATCGCGCTGCTCTCGGCGGGCAGTCACCCCTTCGCGCAGTGGTTCAATCAGCGCGTCACCGACAAGAACCGCTACCGCAAGCTGATCGAGCGCACGCAGTGGTGGGGGCGCAACATGATGATCTGGGGCATCCACGTGCACATCGGCGTGGAAGATCGCCGCAAGGTGCTGCCGATCGTCGGGGCGCTCTCGGCCTTCCTCCCCCATCTGCAGGCCCTCGCTGCTTCGAGCCCCTACTGGGCCGGAGAGCGCACCGGCTACGCGTCGAACCGCGCCCTGGTGTTCCAGCAGCTGCCGACGGCCGGCCTGCCCTGGCCGATCGAGACCTGGCCCGAGTTCGAGAGCTACGTCGACGACATGACCCGCACCGGCGTGCTGGCCGATGTCTCCGAGATCCGCTGGGACATCCGTCCGGCACCGCGCTGGGGAACCATCGAGGTCCGCGCATGCGACGGCATGTCCACCCTCACTGAGCTGGCATCCGTCGCCGCGCTGACGCAGACGCTGGTGGAGTTCTTCTCGCGCGAACTCGACGAGGGCCGCACCCTGCCGACGCTTCCGACCTGGTTCCACCGTGAGAACAAATGGCGAACGGCCCGCTACGGGCTCGATGCGCGCGTCATCGTCGACGCCGCCGGATCGCAGGTGCCGGTGCGCGAGCACGTCGCAGCGGTCGTGGAAGACCTCCTCCCGATCGCACAGGACCTCTCCTGCGTGCGCGAACTCGAAGGCGTTCTCACGATCGCCAAGGACGGCGCGAGCTACGCCAGGCAGCTGGATGCTGCGGATGCCGCCGACGGCGACCTGCGGGAGGTCGTGCAGCACCTGATCCGCGAGTTCCGCGCGGGTCCGGAGCGATCCGTGATGGACTGA